A genomic stretch from Neodiprion fabricii isolate iyNeoFabr1 chromosome 3, iyNeoFabr1.1, whole genome shotgun sequence includes:
- the LOC124177344 gene encoding serine/threonine-protein phosphatase 6 catalytic subunit, with translation MSDIDKWIDIAKECKYLPENDLKKLCDMVCDLLLEESNIQPVSTPVTVCGDIHGQFYDLEELFRSGGPVPDTNYIFMGDFVDRGYYSLETFTRLLTLKAKWSDRITLLRGNHESRQITQVYGFYDECHNKYGNANAWKYCCRVFDLLTVAALIDEQVLCVHGGLSPAIRTLDQIRTIERNQEIPHKGAFCDLVWSDPEDVDTWTVSPRGAGWLFGSKVTHEFMGINDLQLICRAHQLVHEGYRYMFNDKLVTVWSAPNYCYRCGNIASILQFTTVDQRNAVLFQAVPDAERVIPPLTTTPYFL, from the exons ATGTCAGACATCGATAAATGGATTGATATTGCAAAAGAGTGCAAATACCTACCAGAAAATGACCTCAAG AAATTGTGTGACATGGTTTGCGATTTGCTCCTCGAAGAATCCAATATCCAGCCAGTATCGACTCCAGTAACCGTATGCGGTGATATTCACGGACAG TTCTACGACCTGGAGGAGTTGTTTCGGAGCGGAGGCCCAGTACCTGATACAAATTACATATTTATGGGAGATTTTGTCGATAGAGGATATTACAGCTTAGAAACATTTACCCGTCTGCTAACACTAAAGGCCAAATGGTCAGACAGGATAACGCTATTACGAGGAAATCATGAATCGCGCCAAATCACACAAGTTTATGGATTTTACG ATGAGTGTCACAACAAGTATGGAAATGCAAATGCGTGGAAGTACTGCTGCAGAGTATTCGATCTTCTTACAGTAGCTGCT ttAATTGACGAACAAGTGCTCTGTGTTCATGGTGGTTTGTCACCAGCTATTAGGACTCTAGATCAAATTAGGacaattgaaagaaatcaagaaATCCCACATAAAG GTGCTTTCTGTGATCTAGTGTGGTCCGACCCAGAAGATGTCGATACCTGGACAGTAAGCCCACGAGGAGCCGGATGGCTATTCGGAAGTAAAGTTACTCATGAATTTATGGGTATAAATGATCTTCAACTCATATGTAGAGCACATCAGTTAGTTCACGAAG GGTATAGATACATGTTCAATGATAAGTTGGTGACAGTTTGGTCGGCGCCAAACTATTGTTATCGATGTGGCAACATAGCCAGTATTCTACAGTTCACAACGGTGGACCAGAGAAATGCGGTGTTATTCCAGGCAGTGCCAGATGCCGAAAGAGTGATTCCCCCACTTACTACAACACCTTACTTTTTGTGA